Part of the Mya arenaria isolate MELC-2E11 chromosome 8, ASM2691426v1 genome, CAGAaacctgcagttctgtgtaaCAATCCGTCCCGCATAGTTACCAGCATCTTGGATCCATGTcaagatctgaaataaaaaatgaataatctatttatttataaacaggctgttttctttctgaagcttaaaatatggttgacatttttctttaaatgcaaggtggtttctgttttaataaagccaTTGCTTGAGCTCAAGTAGTCATCAGTCGTGGGGTTCAAGATCTGAACCTGTCCCACTTTTGCTCCCAGGTTTACCGTACTAATATTATACCGTTCATGAGTGTGTCCCAGGACTAACCCACAACGGTCAGATTGTTTGCAAACTAAGTTATCAGGAACAGTTTATCGAGCTGGTTGAACAATTCAACTGcaagctttaagttattttaagttctaagGGCCTGTGAGCCAAGTTGATAGAGCACAAACTTGCAAACAGGGAGTCCCCAGTACAAGTCCCATTGCTAGCTGCAATGTTTTCAGAACcgcaagaaaattgaaaaaaatgtagtttgggACAAACAAGTCTCCCAACTGTGACCAATAGAGCTTATGCACCTATCAATATTTTGccccaggggggggggggggggggcggcgggCATACACGGGACTTTAGACAGAAGACAATTCCCGACAGGCGGGAATTTGACACGCCGAATAATTCCGGGTCCCGGGTTTTAGACATAAGACGGATTTTACATCTCGGTACCCGGAGTTGTATAGACAACCGTATTTCGTATCCCGGTACCCGGAGTTTAGACAACTGTACTGTCGCACTAAAAAAATGGCGGACAAACTTTCACACGTTTCATCCTTCTCAGTTAAAGACATGTGTGAATGGGTGGATAGCATCTCAAAAGATCTCACAACCATATTTAAAGGTAcagtattaaatataaacaggaaatgttcatcattactataatttattttggcatATCGTATTAAAGTTCCATTCTATTGCCATGTGTTTTTGCGCGCGCTGTCCTTTACGATTTTGACATAAAGTCCGTTTTGATCAATTTCTTCTTTTGTCACTATGTTTTCAAATGCCCTCTGCTGCAGTCTCGTCTTGAATTAGTCCAAATTGCTATAATCGGCTTGTTTACGCCATAAAGTTCTTTCTTTTcagatcttcaccaaacttatacagtagttatatatttatgagagcttggttccttttgaaaatcaGTCAGATCAACCTATGCACGACTGGATTATCTcccttgaaattgtcaaaaattgctataattcatattttttatgtgatTAAATCTCATTTTCTTTTCTGATCGTCACCAAACTTATACAGTAGTAAGATATCGATGACAGCAAGATTCCTTTTGATACTTCAATCTGCACCAAACGTTTGCTTATTCATCTTCCCTTTGTTgctgatacatacatgatatgatTTGACAATGATCAAACAAACCAAGCCAGTAGAGCACAGGCCCTCATGGACTTAAGTTTATCTTGgcaaatcatatatattttataggaATGCAAGAGGTGGTGCATTGGGAGGTCAAGGTGTTTGTTTGAGAAGAAAAATGAATTCTCCTAAATAACTTTGCTcggtgtgaaatattttattcaaatttgaaacTTATGTTGCATATACATATAGAAAGAAGGTCATGATCATATTAATTTTAGGGTGACTCGgtccaaggtcaatgtcactatttataccaaaacattttttgtagcCTCCGTAACGCTGGTTAATAGGCGTGAATTATAATTGGATTGGATATCAGATAACATACAAGCCAAAGTATATTGTAGATATTATTATAGattctttattttacaaaccatcAAGATTTCAAAGTGTATTAACCATTAGCCCTTAGCCCGCCATTCATGATGGAGGTTATTTTTCAATCAGCTTGGATCAAGATCAGACGCCGAATTACTCTGCGTCTGATCATGATCCAAGCTATTTGACACTCGGACAATAGTTTCACCAATTTTTAAGTAAATCCATCAACATTTGACAATGAAGCAGGAGACAAATATAGCGGTGGGCTAGGGGTTAAGTTTAAATTTCTCAAAACAGTGCCTGCTTTTCAGTCTATGCTGTGGTTTCCTGGTGGGCCACCTCTCACCTTCCTGCCTTTCCCCATGCCTGACGGAGACAGAAGACCGGGAAGCTGTCCAGACCATGAGTGCTGTGGTGGTCACTTCCTCCCACCAAGCGAAGTCATTGAAAAAAGGCTTAAGGTATGGTGTATGTCTTGATCATGATTTTAATTGCAGTCATGTCAGATGAGAATCTACCTAGTGACCATTTGAATTTTGTTACTGCTagtataatataattgtttttatctgcACGTGTGTACAATGGTTTCAGTCACCACTAGGGCGATTTTCTCTTGACATGGCCCTTCCACTATGCTACCCGTTGCCGTGCATCGGTCCGTATGTGTGTTCCAGTACCTATCTTCTACATCATTCACACTAGATACTTAAAACATTGCCACATTtttgctgtgaccttgaggtcaaagatataaaaaaaaatatatataaaatatgtagtTTTCTGATGTATCATTTTCATGATAAGTTGGATATTGAAATAACCTGGCACAAATATTGGTAACTTGTCAGCAGATAATACATCTCATCCAAGACCCAGGGCCCTACctcataggtcaaggtcatactcgGATATTAAAGGTCAAATATTGATATGTCATTTTGGGCTGGATCTTTGTCATGTCAAGTGGGATATTGAAAATAACTTTGCACAAATATGTGTCACATGAAGATATTGCATTGTATCCAAGGCTCAGGtctctacctcaaaggtcaagttctCACTCTAGAGATTAAATGCCATGGTCCTTCGAGATCATGAATTTCAATGCGTTTAGTTTTGAAGATTGAATACCGCTTCAGCCGGTGCTAGGGGGCGTGAGTAGTGTTGCATCGTTAATTACTACTCATGAACAGACTCAATAAAACCGAGTCTGCAATTTTCTCTATATGAGTTgtttttcttgatcttgaaggaTCACccttttacataatttatagaaataatttgttatataatatgatatcaTAATCTGTTTATTACTTGACCCAGTGTATTGATATTTACAACTTGCAATCCTTATGACAAAACCTTCACTTTGAATTGTTCATTTGTCCCCTGGACCACAGCCCTGGTGCCTGGGGCAGACTGGGTGGGATCAtagttcttttttatttttgtatttctttttgtttaacCCTTTACAAAGGTCATCTTTTAAACCATTTCATGTTTCAACGTTTTAACTTACCTACAAACATTCAGCGTGGTGATGCGCAATGGCTTGCATTGACAAAttcttgtttcaattgttctatCAATTTGTTTATAGGGAGTCGAGTTGCCACCCTCTGACGTTTTACAGAGGGCACATACAGATGGCAGTACAGATGCAGCCCTACTTAGTAAAGAGTGTACTTTACCAGTGGGAGAGGTTTGTATCAACCACTTTAGCCGGCCTCAATAGTTATGCCCCCCACAAAGTGGGAGGCATATAGTGATTGcactgtctgtccgtccattcgttcgttcgttcgttcgtccgtcccGTTTCGTGTCTTAGCCATTACTTCTATattattgaatggatttgaatcaaacttcacagaattgtaaagcaccatgtTTCTAGGATATAGATGCTTAACGCAGGTAAAACCCTGTTTAAATCTTAGAAAAGAATAATGGGGATCACCTGTCACTTCAGAAGTATCAGTTATTATGCAAAACAACCCATACTTTTGCTATTTTTGCTATTAAACTAGCTTCGAATGaagtattaaacatttttgacattacaacagttgattgattgattgggaTATAACGccgtttttaacaatttctcaGTCATATCACGGTGGCCAGTTCACCTACTCATGTGTTTCCTGGTTTTCTCACACCAGTAATTCACACAACAATCTCCCCAAGACGAATGACGTTTGTTGCAATGACTTTTTTCAAAGGTCGGAAAGAAAGTTGGCCTAGCAGGGATTCAAACTCAAAGCCCCTAAATTGGCAACCCGCATTGTTACCGACTGAGCTACTGGGACTCGACGTCTTTACAACAGtatatttccataaatattTCCTACCGTGAACTAATGCAACCCCTCGTGATGCTGCAATTGTGAATTTCGGTTATCATTCTGCCCACAAGGGTAGCTGTGGTCGAGTTGGTAAGATTACTATATGGAGCTATAATCTGTTTCTTCCATTCCCTAGCATGCATAGTTGGTTTACAGAATCGACAGATTGAGCCATAAAAAATCTAATAAATGGTCTATAATAGAGCAGTATCGTTTAAAGTTTCAAATacattgatttgtttgtaattgggTCAATATGGTTAAGGCTATGCCGGACGCGTTTTTTCATCTTTAatggtatatttttgtttaattaaaatttaatttaatctatGTGCGCTATATTTAGGTGTTTGTTccaaattgataaaatttaatgtgaatttattaaatgttgattttgtatGGAAACAGGTTAACATTTGGTTGGAGCACCTCAACAATGTCGCTGCAAACAGAGAAAGGGGCCAGGCAAAGGCTGCAGAGACACGGTCTCTGAAAAAGGTAAAGCATTCACATCATGACAGGTACATCAAGAACAAATGTCTCAACAATAAAGAAGTGGCTTTACATTAACATGTCTGATTTGCTTAAATCGAAAACTTTTAAATTGTAAAGAGAATGTCTGTACAAAATGGAACTGAACTCTAATGGCATTTTTTCACCTCCAAACACAACACCCCATATATCTACCATTAGAATTAAAAACaacctattttgttttatttgttgtcaaaatatatgttgaaaagtTTGGTAAAGTCATGTTATAATTTACTAAATAAAGTTAGTTTTCTTATTAGGTAAGCTTTTGTGATCGCACGGTCTCCGTAGTTGTGGTCGTCACGGTTTTATTTATAGCAATTGCTTCAGATGACTCCTGAACCAATGGTcgaatttcaaaatattttccttgggtgaccctctaccaAGTCTCAGATTAAATCTTTTCATCTACGTTGAATAATTAAGGTccctaggtcaaatcttaaaaaaaaacgttttatacTCTCTACATGCCACATTTAACATCCAATCCTCATGTATGAAATACGGGCAAAATGTGAGTCTACATGAAATGTAGGCTAAGTTTGAATTTGGGTTGCGTGGGGTTAAAAACTATGTATTCGGTCAAATTTTAGTAAAACCTTGTATACACTTCAAAGGCCACATTTTTCACCCAAACATACTGGtattttgtcagaatgtttgtttcCATACAACTACCGGTACTACAAGGAACTACTGATACTGTTGCTCCTCCTCTGTCATGGGAATGTCTAAGTCTTTGTATTGTGATCTCAGGCTAGCGATATAGGGACTATTGGCTCTCTTGTTAAATAAAGCTTTGTTTTTCTAGAAAGAGTTGAGGACAGAGACAACTCCTGGTGGTGCTGCCACATCGACTGCGACTACCCATAGAAGTTCCGCTAGGAGCCCAAACCATAGCCAGGCTCAGAGTGCACCAGACAGTGAGTACCCATGCTACTCAgcttaatagttatatattttacatataatattaGAATATTTATACTCCCAAAAAGTCagaattttttatatatttttttttgggggggggggggggtatgtaGGAATATGTCCATAACATCTTTTCAGTGCAACTCCTCCTAAACCGCGCAATgacttttgtttaaactttactCAAAAGGAGTACATGATATGTAGATTTTAAGAGTTGTATTGTCTATTCAGCACTATActttatgtatgtataaatattttaagtttacatAAAACCCTTTATAATACACAGCTGGAatcaaaatatacttataaattaCTTTTGTGCAATTGTATACTCAAATCACCATGTACTCCTGCCAAAGCATGGTTATTATCTATCCCAGGTACCACAACCTGCATACTATAAAATCATGCTTAATTGAGTAACTTCTGTTTCAGATATCATGGTAGATGTTTCGAGGTTTGGACGGAGGAGGGTACCAAAAagatttgatgaatatattatgtaaaaacaataaaaataaaaaatgaagttcacaatgttctatatatttttgatcCTAGTGATTGGTCTATTTTTAGATCACCTAGAGCCAAaggctcaaggtgagctattctGATCACTGCCCACTTTCATCCAAGttttcacaggaatgttcctttggtggacctctttcaaaaatgtactGGCCTGGCACGGCTTTCACAAAGCATCTCGAGTCGATATCTTGCTAAAACTAAAATTTCAACATTGGATATCTCATTCAATTGTATTGCCACTGCACTAAATTTGTGTCTGCTTGTGAAACTCCCATGTTTCACAGGCAGACAAAATTATTAGCAATAATATTGAGGTCTAGAATAGATAAAATGGTGCAACTTTTTTctccatatatttaaaaagcattggttggaatgaataaaacaactgtCATCTGGATGACATTTCTGGCTGGCTGACTTCTAGCTCTTTCATGTCGggtgaaaaaaatgcttatctGGCAATATTGGCACTAGGTTTGCCTTCATCCATCTATCCCCGGGACATTAGATACACAAAGCATCTCCCACTATGGGGATTTAGACAAAAGTATTGGCTCCAGGGTGGGGAATTAGACACCCAAAAGGAAAACTTGTCTAATTCCCCTGGGTCTGcccgccgcccccccccccctggggcaaaatattgataggtgcattatgcttaccttctgtctgctctggatattttaaaaacttactTTTTGACCCATCCCATCCCCCGCATCCCCACCCCAggcaacttttaaatttataagcttcaatgttgattttgtagtgtgtgtgggtaagaaccagccgcccggttagctcagttggttagagtgccgtgctagtgttccggcggtcgtgggttcgagccccacaccgggcgcacttttcctcctaggtttactttactggtgGCAGCGGTAAACGGCAGGAGTGCCTCCGTCGGCTTTAAAGGTTAAtgggggaggagtgtagtgtgtgtgggtaagaaccagctgtcaggttagctcagttggttagagcgccgtgctggtgttccggcggtcgtgagttcgagccccacacccgGCGTACTTTTCCTCCCAGCTTTACTTTAATttagaatttctgaacactattAAGAGACATGATAATCTTGTTAATATAAGTCaaagcaaattattgaaaaatgataaaaactttgACAGATGAAATGACAAATCAGTGTAAACACTGTCATAAAATCAGTctgtttttagcttgtttgttttacctAAAACACCGTAAAATTCAAATACCATGAGTCGAATGGTTGGATAGTATTTCAGTCTATATTTCAGTGTTCTTATCACAACAAAACTCTTGAAATGCATCGAAATaagagcattttgtttttcaaaacattttgacagttggcgCGAGGTTGCGTCCCCTGAAAATTTAGTCCAAACGGCGTCTTAACGATTTGTTAATTTACTCACCGGGTTGCAGATTCCACAGAGTCGTCTTCTGTCTTAAAATTGGCAGTTGGGTTTGTTAAAATACgccataataaatgaaagatcGCCAATGTagaatatttctgttgttgtggCGGCCATTTTTTAGTCTACGAAGTTCGTACGCAACCCTCAGAGCTTTCGTAGAATTTTCGTAGATCTACGAAGAAACAGGTgcttgttcatataaaattcttaataaaacggCTAAACAGCCTGAGATACATCGTACAAAGTTCGTAAGCAAAACAGACTTCgtacgaagtttaataaaactggctCTTATTCTAGTAAAGCTTGGAGTCCGGATTTATTATAGCAAGTAATTTGGTTGGTgccaaaaaaaggaaaaagtccaatgtcattaaatgtaaCGGTCAGCTCGCGCAGGaaaaaattaagataaaataaatcatgcattcttaagtaatgtattttaaacatatccttTGTGCTTTAGAATTATAggtttattgcataattattaatgttcgtgtaagctattgaatattactggtgttttaagcattgaaaacCCGCA contains:
- the LOC128245115 gene encoding uncharacterized protein LOC128245115, giving the protein MLWFPGGPPLTFLPFPMPDGDRRPGSCPDHECCGGHFLPPSEVIEKRLKGVELPPSDVLQRAHTDGSTDAALLSKECTLPVGEVNIWLEHLNNVAANRERGQAKAAETRSLKKKELRTETTPGGAATSTATTHRSSARSPNHSQAQSAPDNIMVDVSRFGRRRVPKRFDEYIM